The Brevibacillus brevis genome contains a region encoding:
- the nadC gene encoding carboxylating nicotinate-nucleotide diphosphorylase, translating to MMWNKRELQRKIEEWLQEDVGFGDVTTMSTIPESEQGVGILYAKEAGIVAGLPIAEQVFSTVDSTLVFEAKVEEGARVEVGQQIAEVSGSVRSILSGERLALNLMQRLSGIATKTSEYATAVAGTKARVVDTRKTTPGLRALEKYAVRVGGGYNHRFALYDAVMIKDNHIKGAGGIAQAVAAARAVIPHTMTVEVEAESFEQVQEALAAGADTIMLDNMSLDQMVEAVQFINGRAIVEASGGVSLETIGDIAKTGVDIISVGALTHSVKAFDISLDLNTRKR from the coding sequence ATGATGTGGAATAAACGGGAGCTTCAGAGAAAAATAGAGGAATGGCTACAGGAAGACGTGGGATTTGGTGATGTTACCACGATGAGTACGATTCCTGAATCGGAGCAGGGTGTCGGCATTTTATATGCGAAGGAAGCGGGGATTGTGGCAGGCTTGCCAATTGCGGAGCAAGTATTTTCCACGGTTGATTCTACCCTCGTTTTTGAGGCAAAAGTCGAAGAAGGAGCACGAGTGGAGGTTGGTCAGCAGATCGCCGAAGTCAGCGGCTCGGTTCGTTCGATTTTGAGTGGAGAGCGGCTTGCGCTTAATTTAATGCAGCGTCTGTCTGGGATTGCCACGAAAACGAGTGAATACGCAACGGCCGTCGCAGGGACGAAAGCACGGGTTGTCGATACGCGGAAGACCACGCCAGGCCTTAGGGCTTTGGAAAAGTACGCGGTTCGAGTCGGGGGAGGCTACAATCACCGTTTTGCCTTGTATGATGCCGTGATGATCAAGGACAATCACATCAAAGGAGCGGGCGGTATCGCGCAGGCTGTTGCAGCGGCACGCGCGGTTATTCCTCATACGATGACAGTAGAGGTAGAGGCCGAATCGTTCGAACAGGTTCAGGAAGCATTGGCAGCAGGTGCAGATACGATCATGCTCGACAACATGTCCCTCGATCAAATGGTGGAAGCTGTGCAGTTTATCAATGGACGGGCCATTGTCGAGGCATCTGGCGGTGTGAGTCTGGAGACGATTGGTGACATTGCAAAAACAGGCGTAGATATCATTTCGGTAGGGGCGCTGACTCATTCCGTCAAAGCATTTGATATCAGCCTCGATCTGAATACACGCAAACGGTAA
- a CDS encoding type III pantothenate kinase, translated as MLLVIDIGNSNIVLGLYEGDELQHHWRVSTDRNKTEDEYGMLVKSLFGSVGLGFEQVRGVIISSVVPPLNLTIERMCGKYMQQKALIIGPGIKTGLNIKYEYPREVGSDRIVNAVAAIHHYGAPLIVVDFGTATTFCYVDERAQYWGGAIAPGIGISTEALFTRAAKLPRIEIAKPASVVGRNTIAAMQSGIFYGFVGQVEGIVRRIMDEYGTRPTVVATGGLAALFANETSCIHVVDQNLTLKGLRLIYERNQS; from the coding sequence ATGTTATTGGTGATCGATATAGGCAACTCCAATATTGTGCTGGGTTTGTATGAAGGCGACGAGCTCCAACACCATTGGAGAGTGTCCACAGATCGGAACAAAACGGAAGACGAGTACGGCATGCTCGTCAAAAGCTTGTTTGGTAGCGTGGGGCTTGGTTTTGAACAGGTGAGAGGCGTCATTATCTCGTCTGTCGTGCCGCCTCTAAACCTCACGATTGAACGCATGTGCGGGAAGTACATGCAACAAAAAGCGCTGATTATCGGACCCGGTATCAAGACGGGACTGAACATCAAGTATGAGTATCCGCGAGAGGTAGGTTCCGATCGAATCGTGAACGCGGTTGCTGCGATTCATCATTATGGTGCTCCACTCATTGTTGTCGATTTTGGTACGGCGACGACCTTTTGCTATGTGGACGAGCGGGCGCAGTATTGGGGCGGGGCGATTGCTCCTGGTATTGGGATATCGACAGAGGCGCTCTTCACTCGTGCTGCCAAGTTGCCGCGAATTGAAATCGCCAAGCCCGCAAGTGTAGTCGGCCGCAATACAATAGCGGCGATGCAGTCCGGCATTTTCTATGGGTTTGTCGGTCAGGTCGAAGGCATTGTACGCAGAATCATGGATGAATACGGTACGCGTCCCACCGTAGTTGCTACGGGAGGGCTGGCAGCACTTTTTGCGAATGAGACCTCTTGTATTCATGTCGTGGATCAGAACCTTACGCTAAAAGGACTTCGTTTGATCTATGAGCGGAATCAATCATAG
- a CDS encoding GNAT family N-acetyltransferase — protein MTSIRLATPQDIPAVCTIDAMVLGSTSRSPELQEAIEQGHCYLVLIDMNIVGFAIINQSFFKNSFIHLLIVHPHYQNRGVGEEMMRYLETISPTEKLFTSTNLSNERMQRLCLKLGYAHCGTLTHLDPDDPEMFFCKYVRHPL, from the coding sequence ATGACCTCGATCCGTCTAGCTACTCCTCAAGACATTCCTGCTGTCTGTACGATTGATGCAATGGTTCTCGGTTCAACCAGTCGTTCACCTGAACTTCAAGAAGCCATCGAGCAAGGGCATTGCTACTTGGTGTTAATCGACATGAATATCGTCGGTTTTGCCATCATCAATCAATCGTTTTTTAAGAACAGCTTTATTCATCTGCTCATTGTTCACCCTCACTATCAGAACCGAGGGGTTGGCGAGGAGATGATGCGCTATCTGGAAACGATCTCCCCTACGGAGAAATTGTTCACTTCTACTAACCTTTCCAACGAAAGAATGCAACGTCTCTGTCTGAAGCTCGGATACGCTCACTGCGGAACCCTGACTCATCTAGATCCAGATGATCCTGAAATGTTTTTCTGCAAATATGTTCGACATCCACTATGA
- the cpaB gene encoding Flp pilus assembly protein CpaB, producing the protein MSIHPLRLLAILLFATCIGVATYIILKPHQVTYIQLRATVEKESGQLLEARDMEPLTLRLGGIFQKPIAPIPGLIPWEEGQSLVGLAFTRQVKGGRPLLQSDLEQKSKAQGSGGISEKMTGMSIPVDNVAGVSPHVSSGERVHVYASFEDETGAHSGLLLQNMPIIGIQREMEGDHPNLVAVTLSLTRDEAVLLTHALHYGKIRLGLAAVKDGGNPGIGDAKFASELMKTKTRWGIQKEEHE; encoded by the coding sequence ATGTCTATACATCCGCTACGACTATTGGCAATATTGCTTTTCGCTACATGTATAGGTGTAGCGACCTACATCATTTTGAAGCCGCATCAAGTGACCTATATACAATTGCGAGCAACAGTGGAAAAAGAAAGTGGCCAATTACTTGAAGCGAGGGATATGGAGCCATTGACACTGAGACTGGGAGGGATCTTTCAAAAACCCATTGCCCCAATTCCAGGTTTGATCCCATGGGAAGAAGGGCAGAGCCTTGTCGGTTTAGCATTCACCCGTCAAGTGAAGGGAGGCCGACCGTTATTGCAAAGTGATTTGGAGCAAAAAAGCAAGGCACAAGGCAGCGGAGGGATATCAGAAAAAATGACAGGTATGAGCATTCCCGTAGACAATGTTGCAGGAGTTTCGCCGCATGTATCAAGCGGAGAAAGGGTGCATGTGTATGCTTCCTTTGAAGATGAGACAGGAGCACACTCTGGACTCCTATTGCAAAACATGCCGATTATTGGAATTCAACGCGAAATGGAAGGTGATCATCCCAATCTGGTTGCTGTAACTCTCTCCTTGACACGTGATGAGGCTGTTCTGCTAACACACGCACTTCATTACGGAAAAATCAGATTGGGCTTGGCGGCAGTGAAGGATGGGGGAAATCCGGGAATAGGAGACGCAAAATTTGCTTCAGAGCTAATGAAGACGAAAACACGCTGGGGTATTCAAAAGGAGGAGCATGAGTGA
- a CDS encoding AAA family ATPase, with amino-acid sequence MKRRLLIVDDDRDSVRLLTAQLINSRWVEVCGEALGVEEAWAKLQANQPHLVLLGGIKGTERGVLCQQFRLAFPHLSFIAACSSNDLIWEPFFRNLGLWVIAKPIEPGQIEALAMMIQPQGMVAEAAPQQHQYVIQEQTKDYPSQPPSFSETITDRLVPEMTRSKQLITVYGPKGGVGKTFISRELAIYFSMQKNEGLPLRVIAVDFNLDLGTFATTLNLPRTPNLFTWVKDLDAQLHSFIQSQGKDPYSISSEEWQECAQALPLSPQQIEKYVVSHPDTGLHVLTSPRDIRQSFEIRDYHLYLILETLKQSNYDVILIDTAPDTTDATIQALFFAEHVVMVGNPVVDSIENIQRLLKLLREAEYPEERIQICMNRLQRKEMFTLDEIRAYFQLHPSKKIFSIPDDVEVKKSINTGTPVMLQSGRILAKEAIETLGKALVPVDGEQMKAVGKEKQKEKTSLFKWLWG; translated from the coding sequence GTGAAAAGGCGTTTGCTCATAGTAGATGATGATCGAGATTCAGTTCGTTTGTTAACGGCTCAACTTATAAACAGCAGATGGGTAGAAGTGTGCGGGGAAGCACTCGGAGTGGAAGAGGCATGGGCAAAACTACAGGCAAACCAACCCCATTTGGTGTTGCTGGGTGGTATAAAGGGAACGGAAAGAGGGGTGTTGTGTCAGCAATTTCGGTTAGCCTTTCCTCATCTTTCATTTATTGCTGCTTGTTCAAGCAATGATCTGATTTGGGAGCCTTTTTTCCGGAACTTGGGCTTATGGGTTATTGCCAAGCCCATTGAACCAGGGCAAATCGAAGCGTTAGCCATGATGATACAGCCTCAAGGCATGGTAGCAGAAGCTGCACCACAACAACACCAGTATGTAATCCAGGAACAAACCAAGGACTATCCGAGCCAGCCACCTTCATTCTCCGAGACGATCACAGATAGACTAGTTCCTGAAATGACTCGTTCCAAACAGCTTATTACTGTTTACGGTCCAAAAGGTGGCGTCGGAAAAACATTTATTTCTCGCGAGCTCGCTATTTACTTTTCTATGCAAAAAAACGAAGGTCTCCCATTGCGGGTAATCGCTGTTGACTTCAATCTTGATCTCGGTACATTTGCGACTACCTTAAATCTCCCTCGTACCCCAAATCTTTTTACGTGGGTAAAGGATCTTGATGCTCAGTTGCATTCGTTTATTCAGAGTCAAGGAAAAGATCCGTATTCCATTAGCAGTGAGGAATGGCAGGAATGCGCACAAGCCTTGCCGTTATCTCCGCAGCAAATCGAGAAATATGTGGTTTCTCATCCTGATACGGGATTGCATGTACTTACCTCCCCCCGTGATATTCGGCAAAGCTTTGAAATCCGTGACTACCATTTATATCTGATTCTCGAAACGTTAAAACAAAGCAACTACGACGTCATTCTTATCGATACGGCTCCTGATACAACAGATGCAACGATTCAAGCTCTGTTTTTTGCAGAACATGTCGTGATGGTGGGAAATCCGGTGGTAGACTCCATTGAAAATATTCAACGATTGCTGAAACTGTTGAGAGAAGCAGAGTACCCTGAAGAACGCATTCAAATTTGCATGAATCGTTTGCAGCGGAAAGAAATGTTTACCTTAGATGAAATTCGTGCCTATTTCCAGCTTCACCCTAGCAAAAAAATCTTCTCCATACCTGACGATGTGGAAGTAAAAAAATCGATTAATACAGGAACGCCAGTCATGCTCCAGTCAGGGAGAATTCTGGCCAAGGAAGCCATTGAGACATTAGGAAAAGCACTGGTTCCCGTAGATGGAGAGCAAATGAAGGCTGTTGGAAAAGAGAAACAAAAAGAGAAAACATCTCTCTTCAAGTGGTTATGGGGATAA
- a CDS encoding CpaF family protein, which yields MFDKKQLLGISNQVRSTQELRSAGRGMAGVPSTLHEKMQAPDHERTNEKWIGADRETSIRTQIVEKYGKRLWEEKHSSLFLDELTTDIRMLLESQTTLTSIQMEAEVKRLLHSLTGWGPLDALLEDNDITEILFHRFNYLVIERKSTGRLESPDIAVFRDEEELLRLLEQIAATMGREFNETKAELHTQLPDGSRIAATHRSISPDGHMLTIRKHRELLSESDYLRYGSICEPMLLFLNRAVRLSRASGIVSGGTGSGKTHMLNLISQYVPDHLSIITIEDVLEMKLQHPFVRRFLAKPANYEGKGGFSIKDCVRLSLRKRPDVIMVGETRGGEIVDMLWAMNTDHPGSWSTAHANSPRALVDSTLPILFGKADEGYSAEERNLMIGSALDLIVQVKRFEEDGSRKVVAITEVVGTGQSHEEWIKRACNIKQVLPDRVYLQDIYVYEATGVENGRVKGHFKWTGYRPERLIKRWLEKGLSREEIEQVFFTTPIPL from the coding sequence ATGTTCGATAAAAAACAGTTACTAGGCATTTCTAATCAAGTCCGCAGTACGCAAGAATTACGATCAGCGGGGAGGGGAATGGCGGGAGTTCCTTCGACGCTTCACGAAAAAATGCAAGCCCCCGACCACGAGCGGACGAATGAAAAATGGATTGGGGCAGATCGAGAAACATCAATTCGTACCCAGATTGTTGAGAAATACGGAAAGCGATTATGGGAGGAAAAGCATTCCTCACTCTTTTTAGATGAGCTGACGACAGATATTCGGATGCTGTTGGAGTCGCAAACCACCCTGACATCGATACAAATGGAAGCAGAAGTAAAACGACTGTTGCATTCTTTGACGGGTTGGGGTCCATTAGACGCTTTATTAGAGGATAACGACATCACCGAGATTCTTTTTCATCGCTTTAACTATCTCGTCATTGAAAGGAAAAGTACTGGTCGTCTTGAATCGCCGGACATTGCTGTTTTTCGCGATGAGGAAGAGCTGCTGCGCCTATTGGAACAGATTGCAGCGACAATGGGGCGTGAGTTTAATGAAACAAAAGCAGAATTGCATACACAGCTTCCAGATGGTTCCAGGATTGCTGCTACGCATCGCTCTATTTCTCCAGATGGTCATATGCTCACGATCAGAAAACACCGAGAGCTACTCAGCGAGTCCGACTACTTGCGGTATGGTTCCATTTGTGAGCCGATGCTTCTTTTTTTAAACAGAGCCGTCCGTTTATCTCGTGCATCTGGCATTGTCAGTGGAGGAACAGGGTCAGGCAAAACACACATGCTCAATCTCATCTCCCAGTATGTCCCTGATCATTTAAGCATTATTACGATCGAGGATGTTTTGGAGATGAAGCTTCAGCATCCTTTTGTGCGCAGATTTTTAGCGAAACCTGCAAATTATGAGGGGAAGGGTGGGTTTTCGATCAAGGATTGTGTTCGTTTGTCCTTAAGAAAAAGGCCGGATGTCATTATGGTCGGTGAGACACGAGGTGGCGAAATCGTAGATATGCTTTGGGCGATGAATACGGACCACCCTGGTAGCTGGAGCACAGCGCATGCAAACTCACCGCGTGCTTTGGTTGATTCAACATTGCCCATTTTATTTGGAAAAGCAGATGAAGGGTATAGTGCTGAAGAGCGCAATTTAATGATCGGTTCAGCACTGGATCTGATTGTTCAAGTAAAACGTTTTGAAGAGGATGGCAGTCGCAAGGTGGTAGCGATAACGGAGGTAGTGGGGACGGGTCAATCGCATGAAGAATGGATAAAGCGAGCTTGCAACATTAAACAGGTTCTACCTGATCGGGTGTATTTGCAGGATATTTACGTGTACGAAGCAACAGGGGTGGAGAATGGGAGAGTAAAGGGTCACTTCAAATGGACAGGCTATCGCCCAGAGCGACTTATCAAGCGATGGCTGGAGAAAGGGCTGTCGCGTGAGGAGATTGAGCAAGTCTTTTTCACCACACCAATTCCGCTATAG
- a CDS encoding type II secretion system F family protein: MDISLPVAIGMGMAILLLILPNKLYMREPTGKHEIVEVLQQDRKTIWKQFEERLAKSRSGWGVNQYVTLSFLLGIVSFGVSSQILQSWWMALPALLAGIMFTERLVSVWGARRKDDFEAGNVKAIRLMASSLRTSPSYLHAFEQVAASPFLSEIVLEEYRRIVELLRAQVPLEHVMNRFFERTGSADVKYLATIVHIQRDMGGDMAKTLDLAASSILRRRQSLRRQKAAMAQIIAQVNLLSVMPFVFVIALYVNNPNHFDPLTATMGGRLLILGSLASILIGGEAIRYVAHKSISRGA, from the coding sequence ATGGACATTAGCTTACCTGTTGCAATAGGGATGGGGATGGCCATCCTGTTATTGATCTTGCCCAACAAATTGTATATGCGAGAACCGACGGGGAAGCACGAAATCGTAGAAGTGCTGCAACAGGACAGAAAAACCATTTGGAAGCAGTTTGAGGAGAGGTTGGCGAAATCACGTTCAGGGTGGGGGGTAAACCAGTATGTGACCCTCTCTTTTTTATTGGGTATCGTGTCGTTTGGCGTGAGTAGTCAGATTTTGCAGTCTTGGTGGATGGCATTGCCTGCGTTGCTGGCAGGGATTATGTTTACCGAACGGTTGGTGAGTGTATGGGGAGCTCGTCGAAAGGACGATTTCGAAGCAGGCAATGTAAAAGCGATTCGTCTCATGGCCAGTTCTTTACGTACTTCTCCATCGTATTTGCATGCGTTTGAACAGGTAGCAGCTAGTCCATTTTTATCAGAAATCGTATTAGAGGAATACAGGCGTATTGTAGAGCTATTGCGGGCTCAGGTCCCGTTAGAACACGTAATGAATCGTTTCTTTGAACGTACTGGATCAGCAGATGTCAAATATTTAGCGACAATTGTTCACATTCAACGTGATATGGGGGGAGATATGGCCAAAACGCTCGATTTGGCTGCCTCCTCGATATTGCGGCGCAGACAGTCACTCCGTAGACAAAAAGCAGCTATGGCCCAGATCATTGCACAAGTGAATCTGTTAAGTGTCATGCCGTTTGTTTTTGTCATTGCGTTGTACGTGAACAATCCGAATCATTTCGATCCACTAACGGCCACAATGGGGGGACGGTTGCTTATTTTGGGAAGCTTGGCTTCTATTTTGATTGGGGGAGAAGCAATTCGTTATGTTGCACATAAAAGCATAAGCAGAGGAGCATAG
- a CDS encoding type II secretion system F family protein — protein sequence MFVLVMSILVSVAIFLYGLPSCVSKGEPISATLLGRIDSEKQAKLEQSFQQGRKRWTLVRSLENNQVLLQHFYKWTGVDKKKIEETLARLGIDISLTEIVLFRLISMCFIASSLASLAMSMVNGEKIGMVNGLPLTFSLFLYLLPNMLLDWADKRAKAEIREQVPIFFSIVQSLVEAGMPLQQAVKQTARRFDARLGRELGSLEMGEKKHGNWRKALEELAFRWEVDSLTTIALEMNEAMKKGVSISQMLSVQVEEQVRQQEDEAATHMNRLNIRLLPFVILLMGLPLLFLVMGPAFIGIGESL from the coding sequence ATGTTCGTTCTCGTTATGAGCATATTGGTGAGTGTTGCTATATTTTTGTACGGCTTGCCGTCTTGTGTGAGTAAGGGAGAACCGATCTCCGCCACACTTTTGGGCAGGATTGATTCCGAGAAACAAGCCAAGCTTGAGCAATCGTTTCAACAAGGACGAAAAAGGTGGACACTGGTTCGAAGCTTGGAGAATAACCAGGTACTGCTACAGCATTTCTACAAATGGACGGGTGTCGATAAGAAAAAAATAGAGGAAACATTGGCGCGTCTGGGGATCGATATAAGTCTGACAGAGATTGTCTTGTTCCGGCTCATCAGTATGTGTTTCATTGCTTCATCTCTAGCTTCATTGGCAATGAGCATGGTTAACGGTGAAAAAATCGGTATGGTAAATGGTCTCCCGTTAACGTTTAGCTTATTTTTGTACTTGTTGCCGAACATGCTGCTAGATTGGGCGGACAAGCGAGCAAAAGCTGAAATTCGAGAGCAGGTCCCTATCTTTTTTAGTATTGTGCAGTCATTGGTGGAAGCAGGCATGCCGTTGCAGCAGGCTGTTAAGCAGACTGCGAGACGTTTTGATGCCAGACTTGGCAGAGAGCTCGGGAGCCTAGAAATGGGAGAAAAAAAGCATGGGAACTGGAGAAAGGCGCTTGAAGAGCTGGCCTTTCGGTGGGAGGTAGATTCGTTGACTACCATCGCGCTGGAGATGAACGAGGCGATGAAAAAAGGGGTTAGCATATCACAAATGTTGTCTGTCCAAGTAGAGGAGCAAGTGAGACAACAAGAAGACGAAGCTGCTACCCATATGAATCGGTTAAATATCAGGTTATTGCCTTTTGTCATTTTGTTAATGGGTCTGCCGTTGTTGTTCTTGGTGATGGGTCCTGCATTCATTGGCATCGGAGAAAGCTTGTAG
- a CDS encoding pilus assembly protein produces MGTIADYFKRFWYEEDGVTIVEMVIIIAVILIVLIPTLTQLGTAEDEKLKELQEKISK; encoded by the coding sequence ATGGGAACCATCGCAGATTACTTCAAGCGTTTTTGGTATGAGGAGGACGGTGTCACGATCGTGGAAATGGTCATTATCATTGCCGTCATCTTGATTGTGCTTATTCCGACACTGACACAACTAGGCACTGCTGAAGACGAGAAGCTGAAGGAACTGCAAGAAAAAATAAGCAAATGA
- a CDS encoding A24 family peptidase, with amino-acid sequence MTNLVLLGFLGMAAWMDWRRRKIPNTLVFPAIAVGLWYQWEGEVLAGALLGVAGAFLLTVGPVFLKGMGMGDQKLLMAVGAWTSWSVVYSLFLHSIVLCLIVMVFYPQNWARLRNNLQIIAAGWSAHRQVWLPQRERSAFSFPYAVYLLGAFVFQSLRDVIGASG; translated from the coding sequence ATGACAAACCTAGTCTTACTGGGCTTCTTAGGAATGGCAGCATGGATGGATTGGAGACGAAGGAAAATACCGAATACTCTTGTTTTTCCAGCGATTGCTGTCGGCCTATGGTATCAGTGGGAAGGTGAAGTATTAGCTGGAGCATTGTTAGGAGTGGCAGGAGCCTTTTTGTTGACAGTTGGTCCCGTATTCTTAAAAGGGATGGGGATGGGGGATCAAAAGTTGCTGATGGCTGTTGGTGCTTGGACGAGTTGGAGTGTGGTGTATTCTTTGTTTTTGCATTCCATCGTTTTGTGCCTGATTGTCATGGTGTTCTATCCGCAAAATTGGGCTCGCCTACGCAACAATCTTCAAATTATAGCAGCCGGATGGTCGGCTCATCGACAAGTATGGCTTCCACAAAGGGAAAGATCAGCCTTTTCATTCCCCTACGCGGTATATTTGCTGGGTGCTTTTGTGTTCCAATCTTTACGAGATGTCATCGGAGCAAGCGGATGA
- a CDS encoding TadE/TadG family type IV pilus assembly protein, with translation MITRMGRVIRARAKDERGSQIIEFILVFPLVWILILFSFDQFSMMYNKQKALAAAYEAGRIAAVQPNFGLAKFHAKQRGTSELAQGIGVLHKDVQLELDGNGWRKGNHVRAEATVSFRLLATGELYEITESYHMMVENAEEKQ, from the coding sequence ATGATCACACGCATGGGACGAGTGATACGTGCGAGGGCGAAAGATGAGCGAGGCAGCCAAATAATTGAGTTTATTTTGGTGTTTCCTTTAGTTTGGATCTTGATCTTATTCTCCTTTGACCAATTCAGCATGATGTACAACAAGCAAAAGGCATTGGCGGCTGCATATGAGGCAGGGAGAATTGCTGCAGTACAGCCCAATTTCGGTTTGGCCAAATTCCATGCGAAACAGCGAGGCACTTCGGAATTAGCACAAGGTATCGGAGTCCTTCACAAAGATGTGCAGCTGGAGCTAGATGGGAACGGCTGGAGAAAAGGCAATCATGTAAGAGCTGAAGCAACAGTTTCATTTCGGCTTCTCGCTACTGGGGAATTATACGAGATAACCGAAAGCTATCACATGATGGTTGAAAATGCGGAGGAGAAGCAATGA